The following DNA comes from Sinorhizobium mexicanum.
AATCGGGCGAACCTCTTCTACCGGGGGACACGCCACAATTAATCCCCTACAGCGCCGCGCGTCCAATCAGACGCGCGAAAGGCGCTGTAGGACTCTGAATTGCTGCATGTTTTATCCTTAAACTAAGGAGACATGCAGCGGCGCATCCCGCCGCCTTGGATGCGCGATACGGCATGATCCGCGATCGGTTGCCGCCTTCGCGGATCATGCCGTCGAAATTCGCTTCACGGTGCGCCGACCCGCACCGACACGTTCCCCGCAGGGTATGAGCCAATAGACCCTGCCGCTTGCCCGGTGCATGACCAAGACATGCACCGGGCTTTTTTGCGCAGTTCTGCAAGGATGCTGTCGAAGGCGTCGGATGAAGGCGTTTGAAAGCGGGACGCTTCAAAGCAATTCCAAGAAAAGTGCACAGCGGTTTTCCGTCCGGAATTGCGTGGTTTTCGAAGCAATTCCAGGAAAAGTGCACAGCGGTTTTCCGTTCGGAATTGCGCGGTTTCGAAGCTGATGAAACGACGAAACGATCTAGACCTTGTCGCCCGAACTTTTCTTGTAGCTCTCGAACAGGGCGTCGATGTTCTTCTGGTATTCCTTCTGCATTTCGAGCCCGCTGTCGAACATCGTGTTCATCATTTCCGAAAATTGCCTGAAGGCCGGGTTCTCCGCGGGTGCTTTTTCGGGTGCGCTCGCACCTCGCTGCATCATCTCCTGAAACGCCTTGAAGAACGGGTTGTCGGTGAAGATGTCCGGCGTCTTCGGCTTGTCTTCCGGCTTTGCCATGCCGAAGAACCCCTGCATTGCCTGAACGAAAGGATTGTCGAAGGCGGTTGGGGCCGGGTCGGGCTTCTTGGCCAGCCCTGTCGCCTCCATCCATTGCTGCATCATCGCCATCATGGGATTGTTGGCAAAGGGATCGCTGGCAGTGCCTGTCGTTTGCTTGAACAGGCCGCCCATCAGCGTGCTCGCCATCACCGGCAGCATCTGCTTATAGATCTCCTGACCGATGCCGGTCATCTGTGCGGCTTGCGCAGCGATTGCGCGCGACATCTCCTTGGAGCCGAACAGTTGACCGAGGACACCGTTGCCATCGGCCATGCCCTGCGGCGTGAAGGCCTGGCTCATGTCCTCGAAGTATTTCGCGTAGTTGCCGGTCGAAAGTGCGCCAAGCAGCGCACCGAAATCATAGGGATTGGCGGTGTTGCGCTTGAAGGCCGTCGAGAAAGCGGGCAGGAGCGCCGCCGTCGCCTTCGTCATCTGTTCCTGGGCAAGGCCGTATTGCTTCGCCATCAACTCGATGGCCTTGCCGTTCTGCGCCTGGGCGAACATGTCAAAAAGCGGTGCCATCCCTTTATCCTTCCCGGACGAACGACGCATGTCGCTGCACTATAACGGGAATCGGTGGGCTGCAAACCGCTTTTTGACCGCATTCTGCTTGCGAACGTCTCGGCGCGCTCAATACTGATATTCTGTGAACACCGGCTCGACAGAACCGTTCCAGCGGCCGTTGTAAAGCGCCAGCAGGTCCTCGGCGAGTGTCGCCTTCTTCGCCAGCACTTCGTCGAGCGGTGCGAGGAACTGGCTTTCGTCTATTCCATCGCCATTCAGCCGATTGCGCCGCTTCAGGCCGGCGCGTGAAATCGCCAGGACTTCACGGGCGATGTCGAAGAGAGAGGTGGTGCCGAGTTTCGCGGAAAGCGCCTGGGCGGGCACGGCATCGCGCAGCGCCTGCACGTCCTCGTAGCTCCAGCCGCGGGTCAACGCCTCGGCCGCGTCGAGCGCCTCGTCATCGTAGAGCAGGCCGACCCAGAATGCCGGCAGCGCGCAGATCCGGCGCCAGGGGCCGCCATCGGCGCCGCGCATTTCGAGGAAGCGTTTCAGCCGGACGTCGGGGAAGAGCGTCGACAGGTGATTGGTCCAGTCGCCCATATTGGGCTGCCATTCGGCGATTTCGCCCTTGAGCGCCCCGGCCATGAATTGCCGGAACGTCACATGGGTACAGTCATGATAGTGCCCATCGCGGACGACGAAATACATCGGTACGTCGAGCGCCCATTCGACGTAATCGGCAAAGCCGAAATTCGACCTGAAGGCAGCGGGCAATTGGCCGGCGCGCTGATTATCCGTGTCGCGCCAGATGTCGCCCCGCCAGGAGAGAAGGCCGTTCGGCTTGCCGTCGGTAAAGGGCGAGCTTGCAAAAAGGGCGGTCGCGAGCGGCTGCAGTTTCATCGACACCTGCATCTTGCGCCGCATATCCTCCTCGGAGGAGAAGTCGAGATTCACCTGGATGGTGCAGGTGCGATACATCATGTCGAGGCCCTGGGTGCCGACCTTCGGCATGTAACGCGTCATGATGCCGTATCGCGATTTCGGCATGCGCGGCGTCTCGTCGAATGTCCATTTCGGGCTGCCGCCGATGCCGAGGAAACGAATGCCGAGCGGTTCGGCAATTTCCCGAAGAACGGCCAGGTGCTGGTTGGATTCCTTGCAGGTCTGATGCAGATTTTCAAGCGGTGCGCCGGAGAGCTCGAACTGCCCGCCGGGCTCCAGCGAAATCGCGCCATTGCCGGAATGCTCGGCGAGCCCGATGATGTTGCCCTCATCGAGGATCGGTTCCCAGCCGCTTTTCTCGGCCATCCCGTTCAGAAGCGCCTGAATGCTGGCTTCGCCAAAATAGGGCACGGGGCTGTTGTCCGCCTTAAAGAAGGCGAATTTCTCATGCTCCGTCCCGATCCGAAACTTCTCCTTCGGCTTCGATCCGGCCTCCAGATAGGCGGTCAAGTCAGCGACAGAGGTAACCGGCGTCTGGTCGGTGGTATCTCGGGCCATATGCGTCTTCTTTGTTTGAGCGGCGTCCGCCGGGCAGCAGGAGCGATGGTGGGTGCTTGAACCGTAATTACGTGCGGTGCAAGTGAATTTCTTTCAAGATCTGCTCAAAAAAACTCCGTGCTGCACGATTCATTAAACCGGAGCCGGCTCAAGGGCAAATCATGCGGCAATTCAAAGTGCTACAGCATCTCAGTGCGCATTGATTGGACGCGCCGCGCTTAAAGGGGCCGCGAGAGGCGACGGATCACCGCCAGTCGCCGACTGCCGCCTGGATGACCGCCATCGCCGCGACCGCCGCCGTATCCGCGCGCAGAATCCGCGGTCCGAGCGGGATCGCAGTCACAAAGTCGAGGCTGCGCAAAAGCGTGCGCTCTGCTTCGGAAAAGCCGCCTTCGGGGCCGATCAGCAGCGCGAGCTTACGCTCGGTGATTGCTTGCAGGATAGGCAGCGGATTCTGGCTCTCGTTGCCCTCGTCGCAGAAGATGATACGGCGATCCTGCGGCCAGGTCTGAAGAAGGTCTTCGAGCCTTATCGGGGTATCGACAGGCGGAATGCCGAGCACGCCGCATTGTTCGGCTGCTTCGATCACGTTGGCGCGCACCCGGTCGAGGCTGCCGATCTTGCCCTGAACATGCTGCGTCATCACCGGCTGCAGTCGGCCGGCCCCCATTTCGACGGCCTTTTGGACGAGATAATCTAGGCGCCCGACCTTGAGCGGCGCGAAGAGATAGACGAGGTCGCAAGGAGCGGGCTGCGGACGCGTCTGTTCGATCGCGGTGAGAAGGAGGCGTTTTCTGGACGGCAGCGAGAGTTCCGCCCGCCACTCGCCGTCCTCGCCGTTGAACACCAGTACGGAAGCGCCCTCGTCGAGACGCAAGACGTTGACGAGGTAGTTGTACTGTTCCTTGCTGGCCTCGTGCGTCGCACCGGCATCAAGCGGGCTTTCCAAAAACAGGCGCTGCATACGGAAATTGGCACGCAATTCGGTCACCTTCACAGAAACAGGCTGGCGAGGATGAGATAGACGAACGCCGAGAGCAGCGCCGATACCGGAAGCGTGATCACCCAGGCGGCAACGATCGTCAGGAAATGGGAGCGGCGCACGAGCCTGCGGCGGCGCACTTCCGCGAAATTCGCTTCGGCCTTCTCCATGAAATCGATGTGGCCGGTCTTGTGCCGGACATATTCGCGGCGGCGCACGGAGTGGCGTGTGTACCACTCGCGGAAGAAGCCGACCCCAAAGACTGCGCCGACCGCCGTGTGGGTAGAGCTGATCGGCAACCCGAGGGCTGAGGCGAGCAGCACGGTGACCGCCGTCGCCAGCGCAACGCAGAAGGCGCGCATCGGGTTGAGGCGGGTGATCTCCTCGCCGACGAC
Coding sequences within:
- a CDS encoding glutamate--cysteine ligase, with protein sequence MARDTTDQTPVTSVADLTAYLEAGSKPKEKFRIGTEHEKFAFFKADNSPVPYFGEASIQALLNGMAEKSGWEPILDEGNIIGLAEHSGNGAISLEPGGQFELSGAPLENLHQTCKESNQHLAVLREIAEPLGIRFLGIGGSPKWTFDETPRMPKSRYGIMTRYMPKVGTQGLDMMYRTCTIQVNLDFSSEEDMRRKMQVSMKLQPLATALFASSPFTDGKPNGLLSWRGDIWRDTDNQRAGQLPAAFRSNFGFADYVEWALDVPMYFVVRDGHYHDCTHVTFRQFMAGALKGEIAEWQPNMGDWTNHLSTLFPDVRLKRFLEMRGADGGPWRRICALPAFWVGLLYDDEALDAAEALTRGWSYEDVQALRDAVPAQALSAKLGTTSLFDIAREVLAISRAGLKRRNRLNGDGIDESQFLAPLDEVLAKKATLAEDLLALYNGRWNGSVEPVFTEYQY
- a CDS encoding 16S rRNA (uracil(1498)-N(3))-methyltransferase; this translates as MRANFRMQRLFLESPLDAGATHEASKEQYNYLVNVLRLDEGASVLVFNGEDGEWRAELSLPSRKRLLLTAIEQTRPQPAPCDLVYLFAPLKVGRLDYLVQKAVEMGAGRLQPVMTQHVQGKIGSLDRVRANVIEAAEQCGVLGIPPVDTPIRLEDLLQTWPQDRRIIFCDEGNESQNPLPILQAITERKLALLIGPEGGFSEAERTLLRSLDFVTAIPLGPRILRADTAAVAAMAVIQAAVGDWR
- a CDS encoding DUF937 domain-containing protein — protein: MAPLFDMFAQAQNGKAIELMAKQYGLAQEQMTKATAALLPAFSTAFKRNTANPYDFGALLGALSTGNYAKYFEDMSQAFTPQGMADGNGVLGQLFGSKEMSRAIAAQAAQMTGIGQEIYKQMLPVMASTLMGGLFKQTTGTASDPFANNPMMAMMQQWMEATGLAKKPDPAPTAFDNPFVQAMQGFFGMAKPEDKPKTPDIFTDNPFFKAFQEMMQRGASAPEKAPAENPAFRQFSEMMNTMFDSGLEMQKEYQKNIDALFESYKKSSGDKV